The window TTTAATAGCAAAGAAACAACTGGTTAGACCTTTGCTACACATTAGGCACGTAGTTTTTCTTCATCACATTTCTATTTAGAATAGACGGTTTGAGCAGTTCCTGAGTCTTCTTTCAATCTGACACACCGCGCtgtcctgcccccccgccccctttggaCCAATCCATGCTGAGACAGGACTGCAAATCCCACCTCTAGATGTCACCTAAGAGTCACCCCCTGGCTGAAATCAAGGTAGCTCtgggggagggatgcaggggaaggaagggggattGTCCTGGCTGCCTGACAGCTATATGTGTTGCGGGGAGtttgacagaaagagagagacctggCTGGACCCCACCTAGATGGAGGGGGTCCCAAATGGAGAAGGTTGTGACCATCTGCTCTAAAATCTCCTTGcctgtctcctctcccccacactgcTCAGCCAAGTCCCATTCTCTGCCCCACACAGTCTCTGCTGGGCATCATGGGGACAGGACCACTCCCTGGTCTGATTCCGCTTGCACTGTGCCAGGCCCGCCAGCTGCCAGAAGCCCCTTGGGCCCTAGCGGTGGCAGAAGGGCGAGTCAACTGGTGAGTCAACTGGTGCCAGGTGAGGTTGCCCAAGTGAGCAAAGAATTTGCCACAGTCAGCACACCTGGACAGCCGCTCCCCGCTGTGAATGCGTTGGTGTATTCTCAGGTATTAGCTCTGTGCAAAGTTCTTTCTGCAGACAGTTCCccggtgtgtgtgtgcacagatgtATTCAGAGGTTTGAGCTGTGTGCAAAGCCCTTGCCGCAGACAGCGCAGTGGTCCGGCTGCTCTCTGGTGTTCATGCGCTGAAGCTGGGTCAACTTGTTGGCATTGCTGAACCTCTTACCCCAGTTGGCACAGCGGTAGAGCTGCTCCCCGGTGCGTGTGTGCGCTGATGTCTGGTCAGCGTACTGGCATTGCTGAAGCTTTTCTTGCAGTCGTCACAGtggtagggccgctccccggtgtgcgtgcgctggtgtATTCTCAGGGTTGAACTCTGTGCAAAGCCCTTCCCGCAGTCGGTGCAGCGGtgcggccgctccccggtgtgggtgcgctggtgTGTTCTCAGCCTTGAGCTCTGGGCAAAGCCCTTGCCGCAGTCGGTACAGTTGTATGGCTGTTCCCCAGTGTGCGTGCGCTGGTGTCTTTGCAGGTGTGCAAACTGTGCAAAGCCCTTGCCACAGTCAGCACAGCGGTACGGCCGCTCCCCAGTGTGCGTGCGCTGGTGTACTCTCAGCTTTGAGCTCTCTGCAAAGCTCTTGCCACAGTCAGCGCAGTGGtacggccgctccccggtgtgcacGCGCTGATGTATTCTCAGCTTTGAGCTCTCTGCAAAGCTCTTGCCACAGTCACTGCAGTGGTAAGGCTGCTCCCCggtgtgcgtgcgctggtgtTTTCTCAGAGTTGAGCTATGTGCAAAGCCCTTGCCGCAGTCGGTGCAGCGGtacggccgctccccggtgtgcgtgcgctggtgtATTCTCAGCGTTGAGCTCTCTGCAAAGGTCTTGCCACAGTCAGCGCAGCAGtacggccgctccccggtgtgtgCGCACTGATGTGTTCTCAGGCTTGAGCTCTGGGCAAAGCCCTTGCCGCAGATGGTACAGTTGTATGGCAGTTCCCCAGTGTGCGTGCGCCGGTGTCTTTTCAGGTGTGCAAACTGTGCAAAGCCCTTTCCGCAGTCAGCACAGCGGtgcggccgctccccggtgtgcgtgcgctggtgtATTCTCAGATTTGAGCTCTCTGCAAAGCTCTTGCCACAGTCAGCGCAGCAGtacggccgctccccggtgtgcgtgcgctggtgtGTTTTCAGGGCTGAGCTCTTTGCAAAGCTCTTGCCACAGTCAGCGCAGCAGTACGGCCGCTCCCCGGTGGGCATGCACCGGTGCTGGGTCAGTGCGAACGGGTTCCTGAACCTCTTGCTGCAGTCGATGCACTGATGGGGACACCGGCCCATGGGGAGTCTCTGGTGTGTAATCAGATTTGGTCTCTGGCTGAATTTACCCCAGGGATGGACTGCATCCTGTGTATGTATCCCTCTGTGGGATGTGGGATCCTGTGTTCCAACAGTGCTCTCCCCACATTCAGACTGTGTCTGCGTTCCTCCCGGGATCCCGTGCCCTGCTGGAGAGagcagaggcaatcctggcattAGCTCACGCTTAGGGCTGCAGGTTTGTCAAGGATGGAAAATGTCATGGATGGAGCGATTGCCCCATTTGTCTGTGACTGTTTTTGGGATGGGCGTCTTACCCTGCAATGGCAGCTCCTGTCTGGGCATTGAGACCTGGCCTGCAGGGTTACAGTTCCACTCAGATTTGCCCCCGCCCACGGTCATGATGGTGAGGGAGGCAGGTCAAATTTCAGTGAATGGTCTTGATACCCACATGTTCTTcaccccaggggttctcaacctttttctttcagagaccccccacaacatgctataaaaacaccatagcccacctgtgccacaataataTGTTTTCTGCATATCAAAGCCGGGGACAGCGTTAGGTGGTAGCAAGCAGGGCACCCATGCTACAGGGACCCCCGTGAAGCTAcatggctcaggcttcagcttcagccctgagtggcagggcttggggacctgggcttcagccccatgtcaGGGGGGCTTTGGCTTTTTACCCTgagcccagcaagtctaatgctggccctgcttggaggcccccCCGAAACCTGCTCAAGGCCCCTCTAGGGgtccccagacccctggttgagaaccactgctttacccCACACAAacccctctgcaccaggctggGGTTAGGGTTGCAGTGCTGGGAGAAGAGTGCTTCTTTGGGCAGCAAGTTCCCCCTGGGCAGGGCAAGGAGGAGGGCAGGTGTTGtaaatggggggcggggcggggtagTACACCAATCCAGGCATAGGTTCTACCCTATGGTGTTTCCGCAGCACCCAGCGCCTGCTCCCACAGGGGCTATGCATGTCTTGAGTCTCGTTTTAAGCTGAAATTGAAGCCTGCCCAGGATACAAGCAGCACCTGTCAGAGCAGAGCctggttttgttttcaaactgATTGTGTCTTTATTTCAATCAGAGGGGTTTATTTATGTGGTATTGGTTCTTCACTTTCTCCTGTTTTATAGCATGAAGCCTGTTCCTCAGCATTTTTGCTGTTGTAATTATATTAGGTTGAAACTAGTTTAGTTGAGGGGCTACAATCCCTTCATGCGGGTGCAGTGAGACCAGTTTAAAGCTGTTTAGAACAATGTAGCttatttctgggggtgggggggacgtgAGTCTTTTTCTAGGAATTCCTTTTGAAGAAATCATTTACTCTCGGCCTGAGGTTTCAGTCTTTGTGCGAAACTAAAACGAAACTAAAATCCTCAAGAAGGTGAGGGTTTTGAGAGGTAGGgggtgtgggtctgtgtgtgggctTTGAGGGGATGACCAGTCACTCAGGGTTTGTGTGATGTAACCTGGAAAACATGTCTGTATTGTGTCACAACCCGCTCCCTGGCACTGCTGAGCTGGAAGGGGTGAATGGCTGCCACCCAGCCTTTGGTCTACAGACAGTCACAGACACGTTAGGGCTGAGGGCTGTGCTAAGCATTGACACTGAAGCAATGTAAGCGACAACAATTTCATGCCACAAAGAGCAGGAGAAGAAGGGATGGGACAAAGGCCATACCGCCACCCTCTCTCTCACAGCCAGCCCATACACCAGGGTACTCTAAGTCATGGCCCGCAGGTCGATTTAATCTGGCCCCCAAATGTGTCCACTCCCCCCACAGCAACCGCCTGGCCCGCGGGGCAGTTTTAGAGCATTACAGCGAAGTGCTGCAGGTGCTAGAGATCTGTTCTGCACCATGGCACCTCTGCATGGCGTCACCTTACACTAGTCCTATGTGACTGACCCACCCGGCGTCATTCCCAGCTTTCTCCTTGCTCGCTGGGAACAGGTTTCTCCAGTCTGAGAGGTCACATGCAAAGTGAAGCggcagagagggggtggggtgggaacctGGGGAGAACAGCACCTTCTCTGCCAAGGATCAGTGACTCTGGGATGCTCTTGCAGGGGGCAGAGGCATGAAAAGCCATTTGAAAAATCTCTAGGGCGCCCCTTACCTTGGTATGACTTTCTGAGGTGTGGGAAGCCTAGAAGGTGTTGTGGTGTATGGCCAGACAGGCTTGTCTTTCTACCCAGGTGCTTGTTTGcccccccagcagccagctcacacagTCCCTctatctcccctcctccccaccaccagtCCATGTACCGATCTCCTCAGAGCGAGGGCAGgggagacagggctcaggagagctttcagtgaaTGCCTTAGAGACAGCACCCAGCGtctctcagaaacttccccagcaCACAGACTGACTCTGTGTGGTACAAACCCACACAGTCTCTggctctttcacactcacctcccaacacagaGTTGTAATATTGTTgctacttcttggtacttcctgcaatgcataTATCATCTCTGCAATTTTATGCTTCCTAAGTGTGTTACTTTAGggttttgactggtctatgcatttcatgatttttatttctcttctactttaatttaatttaattagcgAGTTCTGAAATACCTAATGtctcctggctggagtaattatccctatggtaactttaaaaaatattatatcgaggttttttgtttctattggTGGCGCACAGAcctcggtgcacataacaaaatttattctgcagATGGATTgaaaaaaatgagagggaacattgctcacaGCCCCAGTGCCCTTTCCATTaaacagctggggaagctgaggcatggTGGAGCTGGAGCGACTCTTGAAAAAAGTCGTACGAGAAACGGAAAGCAGGTCATATTACAAAAATgagtcttaaaaaacaaaacaagcatgtAGGGGGGAAATTAGAAAGGCAAAAAGCAAAACTAAACTAGCAttataaagggaaaaaacaaagcattttacaaatacacgGGAAAGCAGAGGAAAACAAGGACAGGCTAGGTCCactactgtgtccacttctgggcccCAAACTTCAGGAAGTATGTGGACAAATTCGGGAGGGTCAGAGGAGAACAACAATACTGATTACATGTCTCGAAAACATGACTTCTGAAGTAagtgaaaaaactgggtttgtttagtcagaagaagggggcgggggcaggggagaaccCCTGATAACAGTCCTCAtggacataaaaggttgttacaaagtgGAGGGTGATAAAGTGTTCTCCTTATTGACTGAGAATAGGTCAAGACTTTatgggcttcaattgcagcaagagagatagaggttagatatttggaaaaacttccaaCCTctgagggtagttaagcactggaacaaaatgATCttggcaggttgtggaatctccaccatgggaggtttctaagaacaggttagacagacacctgtcagggatggactagGTAATACTTAGAAATCAtctctgcactgagacaggactaagattcatagatatcaaaGCCAGACAGGCTGATTGTGCCCATCCAGCCTGGCTTCCTGCCTATCCCAGCCAGAGAAGCTCCCCCACTCATTCCTGACTCTGGCCCAGTAACTGCTGGTGGAACAAGAGTGAAGCTTTGAGAGAGAGCCACCCCATCTCCACGGACAGACTcccagtgagggagaatccatcGCGTCCTAAGGGGAGCTCTCCCAATGGTTTATTCCCCCTCCAAGATAAACACTGGCCCCTAATTCCCAGCTTCAATTTGTCTCTCTTCAGCTCCCAGCCTGTGAATCTCGCTCTGCCTTTGCCTTCTATATCAAGGAGTTCTCTACTAGCAGGTGTGTAAATCAGAAAGGACTGGATTATTAGGACTCACCTGAGGAGGGGCTCTCAGGCCTAGAGTGTACCCTGGAGCCCTCGGCATCCCGGATCCAGAGCTCTGCCTCCCCTAGCTCGATCTGGTGGATTAAGTCCGGTTTGGAACCTGAAGAGCCTGTTTGGGGGaaagttttattaataaatttttGGCGGCAGGGACTCGTTtatatgtttgtgcagcacctggcacaacaggACATCAATCTCACaggctgcttcagaggaaggtgcaagagaTCCAAAGCAGGAGAAGAAAGAAATAAATCTTCCTTAGCAATAAACCTTCTTCCCATCTCCCACCAGGCAAGTTCAGTTCGTACCCTGAATCAGCAACATCTACAACCCTCTCAGTTTGCAGTGGGGCCGAGTTTAAAGCCTTGCTGGGGTAACTTTAAATGTTCCCTTGAGATATACCATTCTGCTAACACCTCGGCCTCTATGCTATCTTGTGGCACTACGTTCCATAGGACAAGCGTGTGACATGGATTTCTTTTAACCCACAAAAAGACCAGTGAACACCCATTAGTTTCAGATTAAGAGACAGGGCGAATAGAAAATCTGCAACCACCTTCTTTCTGGTCATTATTTCACTTACCCAACTGTCTCCTGAAACATGGATCATGGGGAAGACTTTGGAAGAAGGGAACTTTGCTCCTTGCCAACTTATAGCTGTTGAAACGTTTCAGGCATGTCATTAAGGCAAATCGGCCACAATGTGTCATGGCAGGTGTCACCGTTACACAGACATTCCAGTTCTTTTGCATTGTTCAGTTGTACAGTTGTTAAATTTACGATGTTCATTcttttgggggaggtggggagctgtTGCAGGAGCAGTGTTTTCCCCCTGCCTTATTTGTCTGACTAGAATCAGCTCCTGACACAGAGTTGCTGCCCTCAACCTCTGGGTGGGATTCCGGGAAGAGATGGTTGCTCATCGGCTCTTTGCTACCATTAGGGATGTGCCACGACTGAGGCAGGTAATTCAAATAAACCAGTTACACCAAGATTAGCCCCGAGTTCTCCTCCAACAGCCAGCTGACCTGAAAGGGGCTGGCATTTGCCACTACTCAATGACAGGGTGCCACATGGGGAACCCAAATGAAATTGGTCCTTACCCAAAGAAACGAGGGCCTGGTAATTCCTCAGCATCTGGTCCCGGtacagctgcttctctggccgGGATAAGAGCTCCCACTCCTCCCGGGTGAAATACAGAGCCACGTCCTCAAACGCCACCCGCAGCTGCTGGCACAAGCGTTACACACTCAGCACCCTCcgcgccagccccagcccgggcTCTCGGCAGGGGACGCGGGTTCCAGGGCAGCGGCTCCCGGggaacccccagcccagcagctgtgacccagggagacccccccgcacagccccccggGGACTCGGGCCCTGCTGGCCGGGGACAGGAGTCGCCCTCGGCTCCCCAcggggctctggggcggggcgctgGGAAGGGCCCGAATcccagggcagggaccaggctCCTCCCCCGGCCGGAGTCCCCGCCTCCGCCCCAGGCCTGTGCTCGGCCCCGCTCCCGCCCCCGGCTCGGCCGCCTCGGGGCTCCTCGGCCCGGCTCCGCGTGTCCGCCCGGCCCGGGGCCCCCAGCGCCGCTCCCCGGCCCCAGCGCTCCGAGTgcggcagcccccagccccggggtcGCTAGCGCGGGAGGGACCCGGTCCCGGCCCCCCTCGGCCCCAGCTGGGACCAGCCAGTGCCCGGCCGGGGAGTCCCCGCCCCGCGTCCTACCTGCGCCGGCCCCGCTGCAGCCATCGCCGGGCTCGGCTCCGGCCCCGGCCGCTTCCTCCGCCCGGGCAGCGACTTCCCGCCCCGCGGCTGGTGCCTCCCTCCCCGGGGCCGCCTCCCTGCgcacgggctgggctgggctgggacccaggtgtccgggaaAGCCCCGCCCTGCTAcgctccccacctgcccccgaCTCAAGGGCCCCGCGCCTGCGCCGCCAACTTCAGCTGCCGGGGGAAGCCCCAGCGCAGAGACCttccggcccggccccgccccgcccctcccggacgcctgggtcccgaGTCCGGCCCCTAGGGGCGCTCGCGGCACCTGTTCCCCGGGCGGCAGAGCCCGTAAGGGGGTAGCTCGGTCCCCGCCCCTGGGCTGTACCGTGGGGAGCTAGGGTTCtctcccggactcctgggttctctcccggctctgggagcGGAGGGGGAACTAGTGGGGCAGCGCGTGTGACAGAAGGACAAAGGTCGGGCTGTGTCGTGTGTGTTGCTCGGCTGTGCGGTGTTGGTGCGTGAGTCACAGGAGATCACACCCCAGGCTGTGTGTGGTGGGTGTGTGCGCAGCGCTCGCTCTGTGTCTATGCGCGATACAGGCAAGGGGCAGGACTGGAGCAGTTTGTATTGGGGGGCTGCTGAGAGCCAGTGAACCAAACCGTGACCCCTGTATGTATTGGAAACCACTTCAATTAGGGGTGCTATGACGCATAGCACCCCTAATTCTAGCCCCTGTGGTTCCAGGAGCTCTCACatggctgtatgtgtgtgtgtgtgtgtgtgtgtgtttcaagagagttgtgctgtgctctgtgtgtgtgtgttacaggagCTCTCACTCAGctgtgtaatgtgtgtgtgtttcaggagCTCACACCCATGTCCCTGCCCAGCACCCTTGGGAGGGCATCTGCCCCATACAGATGTTGCATTCTGGCCTCAGTGCTCACGCCCCAGCTGGCTACCCCTGGTCCCCGCCCATCAGGCCAGACCCTGCACACTAGGCTGGCTACAACAAATGGTCCAAGATCAAATACATCAAGGGCCTTCCGGATGCCCAGGGCACCTGGTTCTTCCAAAAGTTCGCCCTGCTGTGCTTCATTGTGAAAGCTACAGTGGGGAAAGAAGGGATGGACTCTGTGtgtgacacagccccagccacaggGGATATTACTGGGCTCTGCCAGCTCCGCTCCAGCTACAGGGGCTGATGCAGAGACTGCTGAGGCCCCCAGCACCCCATGGACCCAGACCCAGCTAGAGGGGGCACTATagagccctgccagcccagccttgACCACTAGCACTGACTCTGCTGCCCCTAACCCCAGCACCCCCTAACTTCTGTTAGCCCAAGGCCAGCATCCTCCCTGGCTGCTGGAGCACTAGACAGAGTTTTATCTTTATtattcttgtaaccatttctgactgttATGCCTCGTTGCTTGTACTCAAAATCTATCTTTGTTATTAATAAACTTGATTCATCGTTTCATCTAACCCAGTGTGTTTAAGTAAAGTGTCAGAGTAACTTTGTCTATGGAAATAAGCTGCTGTATATATTTCTTTAAAGGAATAACAAATTTAGTATTTCTGGACTCTCTCGGTAGGGTTGGACTTGGCAGAACATACATTTCTgagggaaaatctgggactgggagtgcaTTAGGGTCACCCTGAGATAATCCAGGC of the Eretmochelys imbricata isolate rEreImb1 chromosome 6, rEreImb1.hap1, whole genome shotgun sequence genome contains:
- the LOC144267029 gene encoding LOW QUALITY PROTEIN: uncharacterized protein LOC144267029 (The sequence of the model RefSeq protein was modified relative to this genomic sequence to represent the inferred CDS: deleted 2 bases in 1 codon) → MESCTAGQTSTWQRVQGTQLVEQLRVAFEDVALYFTREEWELLSRPEKQLYRDQMLRNYQALVSLGSSGSKPDLIHQIELGEAELWIRDAEGSRVHSRPESPSSAGHGIPGGTQTQSECGESTVGTQDPTSHRGIHTQDAVHPWGKFSQRPNLITHQRLPMGRCPHQCIDCSKRFRNPFALTQHRCMPTGERPYCCADCGKSFAKSSALKTHQRTHTGERPYCCADCGKSFAESSNLRIHQRTHTGERPHRCADCGKGFAQFAHLKRHRRTHTGELPYNCTICGKGFAQSSSLRTHQCAHTGERPYCCADCGKTFAESSTLRIHQRTHTGERPYRCTDCGKGFAHSSTLRKHQRTHTGEQPYHCSDCGKSFAESSKLRIHQRVHTGERPYHCADCGKSFAESSKLRVHQRTHTGERPYRCADCGKGFAQFAHLQRHQRTHTGEQPYNCTDCGKGFAQSSRLRTHQRTHTGERPHRCTDCGKGFAQSSTLRIHQRTHTGERPYHCDDCKKSFSNASTLTRHQRTHTGEQLYRCANWGKRFSNANKLTQLQRMNTREQPDHCAVCGKGFAHSSNL